The Thermodesulfovibrio sp. 3462-1 genome contains the following window.
AACAACCTATCCAATATCTCGTCAGTTGCTAAATGGATGGAAGTACCTGTAGCAGGAACAGTTCCTAAAATACTCGGTTCAAATCTATTGCCATTGTCACTAAATACCGCACTTACTGTCATTTGTCCTAAATGGGTATCTTGCTGTCCACTTACAGGATTGACTTGACCCCTTTGCCTTGCAAGAGACCTCATTGTTGGGTCTTCAAGCCAGATATTCTTTAGTTGAACCTCTGTTATCTGTCCTAATGCGTAATGGGGTTTACCATCCTGAGAAAATCTAAAGAGTGCAAGCTCTCCGACCAATTTCTTCTCAACAGCAGTGCCGAGGATATCCAAAGAAAGTTCGCTGGTAGAAGAAGGAGAGCCTATTGTTCCAATACGCTCAGAGGAGCTGATTAATTGCTCAAGGTTTGTTCTTTCGTAAAACATACTCTTTTCCATCTTTTCCTCCAAATTCAAATAATCCGGGAGCATTAGAATTAAAAAACTCCTTAATGCGTCTTTCTGCTAATTTTACATATTTTTCGTTTATTTCGTATCCTATATAGTGGCGGTTAGTTTTTATTGCTGCAATTGCGGTCTGTCCACTACCCATAAACGGGTCTAAAGCAACTTCTCCCTCAAAAGTGTAAAGTTGGATTAACCGGTAAGGCAATTCAACTGGAAAAGGTGCTGGATGTCCAACTTTGGTTGCTGGTTCTGCAGCAAAGGTCCATACGCTTTTGGTAAATTCAAGAAATTCTTCCTTAGACATAGTGCTTTTTCTTCCGAGATTTTCCCTTGAAAACATACCTTTAGAAAAGACCAAAATATACTCATGAATGTCTCTCAGTGTTGGATTTTTAGCAGAAAGCCAGCTACCCCAAGCAGTTGATGGACTTCCACTTGACGCTTTATTCCATATAATTTCACCTCGCATTAAAAATCCTAACTCAAGCATATCCTCAATTATAAAAGCATGTAGTGGGATATACGGCTTTCTTCCAAGGTTAGCGATATTGATGCATGCTCTTCCCCCTGGCACAAGAACCCTTTTTACCTCCTTCCACACTCGTTTCAAAAATTCTCTGTATTCATTGAGTGTAAGATTTGCGTCATATTCCTTTCCAACATTATAGGGAGGTGAAGTAACCATCAGGTGAACGCTATTATCTGGCAGTTCATCCATCTTTTCGCTTGTCTTGCAAAAAATTTTGTCAATAAACTCTAAAGGGATAGGGTTTTCTACATATTCTGTTATCTCTTCTTTCGGAAGTCCTTCATATAACTTGCTCGTGTAGAAAGGAGTAGAGTCATGATTAATCCTCCCAGGAGACCCAAAGGTGCTCGTTTTTGTCCCATATTTTCTACGATTGACTTTCATTTAGTCCTCTCTCCATAGGTCAATCCATCTTTTATAGGCATTAAATTTTATCTCTGTTCTCTGCCAATTTATTTCAATCTTCCTAGAGTTACTATCTTCAATCAAACTCAATAATGCTTCTTTAGTGATTTCAACCCCTCTTGGATTTGTTCCTGGTTTAGGAAGTTTTATGTACCTTTCTCTACCTATTTTATCAAAAAGCCGTTTTTGAGCCTCCAATGGAATGTAATAAAATCCCCCAACATCATTCCAATTTATCTGAACAAGTAGAATATCACAATGAGGATAATAATTTTCACGGAATTCTTTTGCTTTCTGTGCGTCAACAGTCCATATCAGTTTGACACCACTAAAACTTTTACCTGTAATTGTCTTTATTGATACTGGTTCGCCAAATAATTTCACATCTACCTCTGGTTCGGTTATAGGGATCTCAGTTTCAACATTTGCTTCACCAAATTTATAAATAAGCAAGGCTACAATTATCCTTTCTCTAACTGACCCAACCTCCATTCCAGTTTTGCCCGCCCTTGAACTTTCTAATTCTGCAAGTTGAAACAGATAGGGCAACTGTCTTTTTATCTTCTCTACAAGTTTCTCATCTTCAAATATTTCTATCAAGCGATTGGATTTTGCTCCTTTACCTACAGCCAGACCGTCAGATTTTTCTTTCATATTTACCTCCCACTTTCAGTTCTATAGCCATGCATACTGAAAAAAATCTCTCCTATATCCCCCTGGTGTAATTCTGTCATCCTTCTGGTAGCAGTTTGCCTGAAGGCGGGAATAGCACTTCCAAGATGCTTTACCATTCGGTCTGCTATATAAAGAGGATATGGTTCCATAATCCCGGGGGTTCCAGACTGATATTTAAGACCTTGAAGCAATACTGCTATCCGAGAATTATTTGTGGCAATAGAAGATGCCATCTCAATTCTAAAAACTGGGGTCCAGTTATGAGGTCTGTAATACATAACATAAATCCTATTTATTGCTGAGATAACCTCATCTTTTAATCTTTCAATTTCTTTGTCGTTAATAGGAATTCTTAAATGCCAGGGTTGTTGAGGTTCTTCTAATGGGATTGGCGAGGTAAATTCACCCGGAGACAAAATCGCAGTCAAAATCGCTCTGTCATCATAATTAGCCGACCAACCGAGGTTCTTACCTAACTCCCTTCTTGTAGTGTACTTCGGCATACCCACCCATAATTTATCGGTCCTTGCTGACTCCAAAATGATTTTATAATCTTTAAGAAACTGCTTGAATCTTTCTATCAATTGTTTGCCTACTTCTGTTTGATTACCTTCATTCTCCCATTCAATAACTCTGTTTATTGCCTGATTCATATATATCAACGGTGTTGTAAGAGAACCATCTAAGAAAACTATATCGTGAGGTGCCTTTGCTGCGAGTTCAAGTTCCATCTCCATCATCAATCCTCTTATAACCGTGCCTATATCAGGGTTATGCTTTTCGGGGTGAATAAATACTCTATGATGAGGCTTCTCCCAGTATCTTTTTTCAGAGGGTGGAGTCAATCCTTCAATTGCAACCGCAGCACAAGCAGCAAAATCAGTTGCTAAAAGCCTCTCCACTGCATAAGAGCCATCTACCCCGCAAGTCGTTGGTATGCCCGGATACCCAAGTTCTGTATCCAGTTTCAAGATATTTTGTTCTTGTAGTTGCTTCCGTATTTTTGCCTTATTTTCCTGGATTTCCTTAAAAGAAGCATATAACTGCTCACCAACCGATTCACTTTTGGAAAGCATCTCTTCAACAAGTGCCTCAGGCAATTCAGCAAAAGGTGTTTGCTCAGGTTTTTCCATTTTCATTCCTCACAATTTAAAATTAACTGGATGTGCATAAAGCTTCCCTTCTTTCCAGAGTTTGATTGGATTTCTCAATATACGAATTTCAGCATCTTTTTTCCCAGCATTTGATACAACATAAAAAGAATATTTCACTCCCTCATTTTGGTCAAAAAGTTTCCTCGCAAATTCCCACTGAGTTCCTGTAACCTCTATTAATTCTTCTCCTTCCTGTGTTTTGGTTTTAACCTCAATGTATTCCACATCAGTTCCATTTTTTCTTATAACGAAATCATAACCTTTTCCCTGGTCTTGTTGCATATTCAGCCATATAATTTCTAATTCTCCATTATTAGCATTTATAACTTTAAATCCTGAATCCGTATCCTCAATTTTTCCCTCTTTTTCATACTTTTTCTTAAGGGCATTATAAACATATTTTTCACCCCACTTACCTATTGCTTTTTTATCAATAGTTTCTCTTTTATTATTCTCTTGCCCAACCCTATCCACATATCCATTTTCCTTTGCTTGTTCCTGTGCGTCTGCGATTTTAACCTTTTCTGCTTGACCTGATAGATCAGGAGTAATAATTTTTTCTGGTTCTACTTCTTGTATTTTTACAAAGTCCACATTGGGTTCAACTTCTGGTATCCACTGCTCTTTTTCCTTTTCTTCCTCTAATAGTTTCGTTTCTCTTTCAGAAAGAATTTTTTCAAGTTCATCAGGACTAAGATTATGTTTTTTTGCAATCTCCAATATTTTTCTTTCATCTTCCGGCAGTTGTTCTATAATCTCTGGTTTGAATCCAAGAACTTGCTTTAGAACCTCTATATTTGCACCATCTTTTTTGTAACTATCGGCTAGTTCCGAAAAAGTGATTTCAGAAGGCTTTCTAAAATTACCATTTTTGTCAATTAACCATGCATTTTGTTTGAGTGTTTTTAGAAATTTTGCTTCGAATCTCGCACTATGTGCTGAATAATAAAACCATTTGTATTCACCTTTAAAAAATTCTTGTGCTTGCCGACTACTTAGATGCTCAATAGCTTTTAGGAGTAATTTCCACAGCAAGTATGATTTTTCGGGTGTTATGTTATTCATAAAATTATCCAAACCTTCATAGTCATAATTTTTTTGATAAATATCATAGGTGCAACCGCTATTACCTCTTAGTTTAAATTTCTCCTCCCATGTTAAATTGCCTTCAACCTCAACGCGTCTTGGTTTATCTTCAACTCCCAATTCTTCCAAAAATTTTTTCACCATTCCCTTGTCAAACCTTTGAAAAATTTCCTCAGAAACAAAATATACTGATTGATAACCTTCAAAATAGTTTTTCAAATCCTCATCAGGGAAATAAGCTTTACTTCCTTTTACCAGAGCTTCAGTTTTATTTTCATTGTTCTTAATTGCTAAAATAAAATTCGCATCTGACAATTCTTCAATAAATTCACTCTTTTTACCTGATTGTACGGTTTCTGATTGTACGGTTTCATATCCTCTCAAAAACTTTGCAAAATCATCAAAATACTTTTCATCTTTTACAGGATTCTCTGCCTTATATTTAGGTAAAATAAATTCTCTAATCTCAGCAAAAATGTCTGGTTTTGTTAACCCAAGTTCTTTTAAGAACTTTAAAGATTGTTCCTTTTCAGTAAGAACACGCTTAACAGTCTTATATTCGGATTTTGTTTCCCCTGGCAAGTAAACTTGAACGTTTCCATTATTATCAAATGGTGCTATATGCTCGTTGTTTTCCAATCTGATAATAGGTTTGGTTCTTAAAATACCTTTTGAATATCCCCTATCACTCCATAAAGATTGCTGGTCTAAAAGACGACTATAGAAATCAATTATCCATTCATCAGATTTTGTCTGTAAGAATTCAGTAGTTATTTTTCTCGCA
Protein-coding sequences here:
- a CDS encoding site-specific DNA-methyltransferase; this encodes MKVNRRKYGTKTSTFGSPGRINHDSTPFYTSKLYEGLPKEEITEYVENPIPLEFIDKIFCKTSEKMDELPDNSVHLMVTSPPYNVGKEYDANLTLNEYREFLKRVWKEVKRVLVPGGRACINIANLGRKPYIPLHAFIIEDMLELGFLMRGEIIWNKASSGSPSTAWGSWLSAKNPTLRDIHEYILVFSKGMFSRENLGRKSTMSKEEFLEFTKSVWTFAAEPATKVGHPAPFPVELPYRLIQLYTFEGEVALDPFMGSGQTAIAAIKTNRHYIGYEINEKYVKLAERRIKEFFNSNAPGLFEFGGKDGKEYVLRKNKP
- a CDS encoding ThaI family type II restriction endonuclease, whose protein sequence is MKEKSDGLAVGKGAKSNRLIEIFEDEKLVEKIKRQLPYLFQLAELESSRAGKTGMEVGSVRERIIVALLIYKFGEANVETEIPITEPEVDVKLFGEPVSIKTITGKSFSGVKLIWTVDAQKAKEFRENYYPHCDILLVQINWNDVGGFYYIPLEAQKRLFDKIGRERYIKLPKPGTNPRGVEITKEALLSLIEDSNSRKIEINWQRTEIKFNAYKRWIDLWRED
- a CDS encoding DNA double-strand break repair nuclease NurA, translated to MEKPEQTPFAELPEALVEEMLSKSESVGEQLYASFKEIQENKAKIRKQLQEQNILKLDTELGYPGIPTTCGVDGSYAVERLLATDFAACAAVAIEGLTPPSEKRYWEKPHHRVFIHPEKHNPDIGTVIRGLMMEMELELAAKAPHDIVFLDGSLTTPLIYMNQAINRVIEWENEGNQTEVGKQLIERFKQFLKDYKIILESARTDKLWVGMPKYTTRRELGKNLGWSANYDDRAILTAILSPGEFTSPIPLEEPQQPWHLRIPINDKEIERLKDEVISAINRIYVMYYRPHNWTPVFRIEMASSIATNNSRIAVLLQGLKYQSGTPGIMEPYPLYIADRMVKHLGSAIPAFRQTATRRMTELHQGDIGEIFFSMHGYRTESGR
- a CDS encoding DUF3883 domain-containing protein → MELKDLINKRKQWVNSSKENNFDFDSILAGLYADPSHFIYELLQNAEDEGATEVIIKLFKDKFEFYHNGKDFDLEDIDGVTGIGISKKKEDLNAIGKFGVGFKSVFAITQTPYIFSGEYKIKIEDFVVPVEINSNEKIDKTLIRLPFNHKYRSPEEIFNLTKKKLEELDLKTLLFLKNINEIKWETPSSSGHYLKESKNIHGDKNIKRVTIVSSSITEEYLVFRKPINIEDKELWVEVAYKLDKDENNKEIIVPELNSKLFVFFPTEKVTFLNFLIQGPLRTTPNRENIPLEDEQNKAIVEEIGNLVAESLLVIKNLGYLDVNFLNILPIDPEHKEAEYIYAVIYNKVKAKLQSEELLPSFDGTYTKASDALLARGKELTEFLNSSDLQKLFSKKCWLDTNITYDKTRELRDYLINELGVPEVDFESFARKITTEFLQTKSDEWIIDFYSRLLDQQSLWSDRGYSKGILRTKPIIRLENNEHIAPFDNNGNVQVYLPGETKSEYKTVKRVLTEKEQSLKFLKELGLTKPDIFAEIREFILPKYKAENPVKDEKYFDDFAKFLRGYETVQSETVQSGKKSEFIEELSDANFILAIKNNENKTEALVKGSKAYFPDEDLKNYFEGYQSVYFVSEEIFQRFDKGMVKKFLEELGVEDKPRRVEVEGNLTWEEKFKLRGNSGCTYDIYQKNYDYEGLDNFMNNITPEKSYLLWKLLLKAIEHLSSRQAQEFFKGEYKWFYYSAHSARFEAKFLKTLKQNAWLIDKNGNFRKPSEITFSELADSYKKDGANIEVLKQVLGFKPEIIEQLPEDERKILEIAKKHNLSPDELEKILSERETKLLEEEKEKEQWIPEVEPNVDFVKIQEVEPEKIITPDLSGQAEKVKIADAQEQAKENGYVDRVGQENNKRETIDKKAIGKWGEKYVYNALKKKYEKEGKIEDTDSGFKVINANNGELEIIWLNMQQDQGKGYDFVIRKNGTDVEYIEVKTKTQEGEELIEVTGTQWEFARKLFDQNEGVKYSFYVVSNAGKKDAEIRILRNPIKLWKEGKLYAHPVNFKL